A window of the Henckelia pumila isolate YLH828 chromosome 3, ASM3356847v2, whole genome shotgun sequence genome harbors these coding sequences:
- the LOC140892094 gene encoding mitochondrial ATP-independent inner membrane protease subunit 1a, whose amino-acid sequence MRADLLNFACQWKSTAKEAFRHSILFAQFLSLLHVTDTYICSPTLVYGPSMLPTLNFIGDVLLVEKMSHLLGKVGPGDIVVVRSPENPRKRITKRIVGVAGDTVSFLVDPGDSDRTHSLVVPKGHVWIQGDNIYASKDSRQLGPIPRGLILGKVFCRVWPPEEFGPLSQ is encoded by the exons ATGAGAGCAGATCTACTGAATTTTGCTTGCCAATGGAAATCTACAGCCAAAGAAGCATTTCGTCACTCCATCCTCTTCGCACAATTCCTTTCGCTATTGCACGTCACAGACACTTACATTTGCTCCCCAACGCTA GTGTACGGACCTAGCATGCTGCCGACGTTGAATTTCATTGGTGACGTGTTACTGGTTGAGAAAATGTCGCATTTACTGGGGAAGGTGGGCCCTGGAGACATTGTTGTGGTACGATCGCCGGAGAATCCTAGAAAGCGCATAACCAAGCGCATTGTGGGCGTGGCGGGTGATACAGTGTCCTTCTTGGTGGATCCTGGTGACAGTGATCGCACTCACTCCCTAGTG GTTCCAAAGGGCCATGTGTGGATTCAAGGAGATAATATCTATGCTTCTAAGGATTCTCGGCAACTCGGCCCAATTCCTCGTGGGTTGATTCTTGGCAAAGTCTTTTGCAGA GTGTGGCCACCCGAAGAGTTTGGACCATTGAGTCAGTGA
- the LOC140887891 gene encoding solanesyl diphosphate synthase 1, chloroplastic-like, whose translation MMLSMTCHGLEIARTTLDFVACGCSSNASFDRFSVRNCAKGVLRNVKRGSKGRKLSCHRRDIGRRRVFSTKTSETFLNGISSGAPPVQDFTEELTSRSSTAELFEVVADDLQTLNKNLQSIVGAENPVLMSAAEQIFGAGGKRMRPALSFLVSRATAEVAGLKELTREHRRLAEIIEMIHTASLIHDDVLDDSDLRRGKETVHQIYGTRIAVLAGDFMFAQASWYLANLENLDVIKLISQVIKDFASGEIKQASSLFDCDVQLDEYLIKSYYKTASLIAASTKGAAIFSGVDSDITEQMYQYGKNLGLSFQVVDDVLDFTQSAEQLGKPAGSDLAKGILTAPVIFGLEKEKKLRDMIESEFSEMGSLEEAISFVKNSGGIEMAQELAREIADQAVRNLQCLPPSPFKFALERIVYFNLERIQ comes from the exons ATGATGCTGTCAATGACATGCCATGGTCTTGAGATCGCAAGAACAACGTTGGATTTTGTGGCTTGTGGGTGCTCTTCAAATGCTTCTTTTGATCGTTTTTCTGTAAGAAATTGCGCCAAGGGAGTGCTGAGGAATGTCAAGAGAGGCTCCAAAGGTCGGAAATTGTCGTGCCACCGGCGTGATATAGGGCGGCGCCGCGTGTTTTCGACCAAGACTTCAGAGACTTTTCTCAATG GAATTTCATCTGGCGCCCCGCCGGTGCAGGATTTTACTGAAGAGTTAACGAGCCGTTCTTCAACAGCTGAATTGTTTGAAGTTGTGGCAGATGATTTACAGACACTCAACAAAAATCTCCAATCA ATTGTTGGTGCAGAAAACCCTGTTTTGATGTCTGCTGCTGAGCAAATCTTTGGAGCTGGGGGCAAAAGGATGCGACCGGCTTTAAGTTTCCTCGTATCGAGAGCAACTGCAGAGGTTGCTGGCTTAAA GGAACTCACAAGAGAACATAGAAGGTTGGCAGAAATAATTGAAATGATCCACACTGCAAGTTTGATACATGATGATGTGTTAGATGATAGTGACTTGCGGAGAG GAAAAGAAACCGTCCATCAAATATATGGTACGAGAATAGCTGTACTAGCTGGGGATTTTATGTTCGCCCAAGCGTCATGGTACCTGGCCAATCTTGAAAATCTTGACGTCATTAAGCTTATCAGTCAG GTCATTAAAGACTTTGCAAGCGGTGAAATAAAGCAGGCCTCAAGTTTGTTTGACTGTGATGTTCAACTGGATGAATACTTAATAAAAAGTTACTATAAAACAGCGTCCTTGATCGCTGCTAGCACCAAGGGAGCCGCCATTTTCAGTGGAGTTGACAGCGATATTACAGAGCAGATGTATCAGTACGGCAAAAATTTAGGTCTATCCTTCCAAGTAGTCGATGATGTACTGGATTTTACTCAATCAGCCGAGCAACTTGGCAAGCCTGCTGGCAGTGATTTGGCCAAAGGAATCTTGACTGCTCCCGTCATATTTGGGTTggagaaagaaaagaaactcAGGGATATGATTGAATCCGAGTTTAGTGAGATGGGTTCACTTGAAGAGGCCATATCTTTTGTCAAGAACTCCGGTGGGATCGAGATGGCTCAGGAATTGGCTCGGGAAATAGCTGATCAAGCTGTTAGGAATCTTCAATGCCTGCCCCCAAGTCCCTTTAAATTTGCACTTGAACGAATAGTGTACTTTAACTTGGAACGGATACAATGA